CGTCCGAAGTCCTCGCTCTGCGGTTGCGTGAACGAGGTGCCGGCCCGGGACGCCTGATCCCGGTCGTCCTGCCACGGTCGGCACAGCTCGTCGCCGTGCTGCTCGGGATTCTCAAGTGCGGGGCCGCCTATGCCGCGTTGGACGTCCGTTGGCCACCGGCACGCGTACGCGCCCTGCTGGACCTCATCGATCCGCCCCTGGTCGTCACCCGCGACCCGCTGCCGGGTGCCTCGTCGCCCACCTGGGCGCCGCCGGCCGGCCCGCCGCGACGGCCGGCCGGCACCTGTTCGGACGTCCTTCCGCGGATCGACGTCGCACCGGGCGATCCGGCCACGGTCTTCTTCACGTCGGGTACGTCCGGCCGGCCCAAGGCCGTGGTCTCCCCGCACCGGGCGACCACGCGACTGACGCCGACGACGGCCCTCTGGTCGGGGCCCGGACGCGTCACAGCACAGGCTGCGCCGGCCTCCTGGGACGCCTTCTCGCTGGAGGTGTGGGGGACGCTCACCGCGGGGGGAACCTGCGTCGTGGTCCCGTCCGCCCGCCTTCTTCCGTCCACGCTCCGCGCCCTGGTGCGCGAGGCCGACGTCAGCACCGTCTTCCTGACCACGTCCCTGTTCCACCTCTTCGTGGAGGAGGACCTCGGAGCCTTCCAGGGGCTGAGCGACGTCCTCACCGGTGGCGAACGCCTGTTGGCCGGTCCGGCCCGCCGCTTCCTGACCGCGTACCCCGACCTGCCTCTGACGAACTGCTACGGCCCGGTGGAGAGTTGCGTGTTCGCCTCCGTCCACAGGGTCACCGCCGGTGACTGCGCGGCCCCGGACGGTGTGCCGCTGGGCACCGCGATACCGGGTACGGAGATCCACGTCCTGTCCGGGAACACGCCGGTGACTCCCGGCGCGACGGGGGAGATCTGCATCTCGGGCGACGGTCTGGCACGGGAGTACCTGGGAGCCCCCGAGCTCAGCGCACGCAGCTTTCCCGTCGTCCCGATCGGGAGCCTTCCGACGAGGATCTACCGGACCGGCGACCTCGGGCGGACGGACCACCGCGGCGTGCTCCACTTCCGCGGCCGGTCCGATCGCCAGATGAAGATCGCAGGCCACCGCGTCGACCCGGAGGAGATCGAGGAGGCGGGGCGGAGCATCCCCGGCGTGCGCGACTGCGTCGTCGCGGCCACCGCGGACCACCTCGGAAGCGGCACCCGACTGGCCGTGTTCTACACCGTCGACCCGGCACCCGGCCCCGGCAGCCGGGACCTGCGGCCGTCCGCACTCCGCAGCGAGCTGGCGACACTGCTTCCCGCCCACCTCGTGCCGCACGTGGCCCGCCCGGTGCCGGAACTCCCCCTCACCGCGAACGGGAAGATCGACCACGCGGCCCTGCAGGCGTACCCGGCCGTGCCCGTCACCACCAGCCCCGTGAACAGGAACTCGTGATGACCACCAGCCTCCCCGGGCACGCACACCCCGAGCCCTCCACAGTCACCTACCCGATGTCGTACGAGCAGGAGTCGATCTGGCTCACCGATGCCGTCGGCGACAGCACCGGGCTGTACGTGGAATCGTGGGTCCACCGCATCCGGGGCGACTTCAGCGCGGCTGCCGCGCAGCAGGCCCTGACCGGCATCGTGCGCCGGCACGAATCCCTGCGCAGCCGACTCCACATCCACGGAAACCGGGCCCGCCAGGAAGTCCTGCCCCCCATGCCGGTGCCCCTCACTCGGTGCCGGGTGTCCCCCGCGGACCTGCAGGCAGCGATACGTGAGGTGGTGTCCCGGCCCCTCCCGCTGGATGAGCCTCCGCTGCTGCGCGCCTGCCTGCTGGAGGTCGGCGAAGGGGATGCCGTGCTGGCGGTGGCCGTCCACCACGCGGTCGTCGACGGATGGGCACTGCACCTGCTCGACGAGGAGTTCAGCGACCTCTACGGCGCGGCACTGACGGAACGCGCCCCCGAACGCCCCGAACCGCCCCTCCAGTTCGGTCCGTGGGCACTGCGGCAGCGAACGTCCGCGGGACTGCGGGAAGTCGTCGACGCCTACTGGAAGCCCACCCTGGCCGACGCGCCGTCGGAGTCGACCTTTCCCCTGGATCACCCCCGCCCCGAGGTTCTCAGCCACCGCGGCGGCCTGGTCGAGTTCGCTCTCGACGCGGACCTCACGCGCCGACTGCGAGGCCTGGGCCGGCGGTTCAAGGCCACACCGTTCGTCGTGTACGCCGCCGCCGTCACCGCCTTGCTCGCCAGGCACGGTCAGCAGGACGTCGTCCTGGGAACCCCGGTGTCGCGACGCGACGGCCCCGAGCTGGAACCGATGATCGCCTGCCTGACGGACGTCATGCCACTGCGGCAGACCGTCGAGCCGGCGCGGTCGTTCGGTGAACTCGTCCTGCACACGAAGGAGACGGTCCGCTCCGTCACCGCGCACAAGGACGTGCCCTACACCATGCTGGTCCAGCAGACGGGAGCGCCGCGCAGCCGTTCTCGTCCCCCCCTCTTCCAAGTCGTCCTGACCGTGGACGACGCACCCGCTCCGGGACTGTCCCTGCCCGGCGCGCAGGCCGAGCGGCTCTACCCGCACGACGGGACTGCGAAGTTCGACGTCTTCTTCCACCTGATCCCGGCACGCGACGGCTGGCTCGGGCGGCTGGAGTACGCCGAGGACCTCTTCTCCCCTGAGACCGCCCGCCAACTGGTCGAACGCCTGCGGCTCTTGCTGCTCGACGCGGCGGACGACCCGGCCCGCGCGGTGGGAGACCTCGCGGTGACCACCGCCGCCGACAGGTCCCTGCTCGACACATGGGCGGACGGGCCGTCCCCGAGGGGGACCCCGTCACCGGCCCACCTTGCCGTGGCCCGGTCCGCCCGGTCGGCACCTGATCTGACGGCGGTCGTCCACGGCCGCGACCACCTCACCTACGCACAGCTCGAAGCCGAATCCGACGCGCTGGCCGCGCACCTGCTGACCGTGGCGCACCCCGGTGACCGCGTCGGCGTTC
The window above is part of the Streptomyces sp. NBC_00425 genome. Proteins encoded here:
- a CDS encoding AMP-binding protein, whose amino-acid sequence is MALIHEAVSYHARHDPDAVALVEGDERISYADLDAASEVLALRLRERGAGPGRLIPVVLPRSAQLVAVLLGILKCGAAYAALDVRWPPARVRALLDLIDPPLVVTRDPLPGASSPTWAPPAGPPRRPAGTCSDVLPRIDVAPGDPATVFFTSGTSGRPKAVVSPHRATTRLTPTTALWSGPGRVTAQAAPASWDAFSLEVWGTLTAGGTCVVVPSARLLPSTLRALVREADVSTVFLTTSLFHLFVEEDLGAFQGLSDVLTGGERLLAGPARRFLTAYPDLPLTNCYGPVESCVFASVHRVTAGDCAAPDGVPLGTAIPGTEIHVLSGNTPVTPGATGEICISGDGLAREYLGAPELSARSFPVVPIGSLPTRIYRTGDLGRTDHRGVLHFRGRSDRQMKIAGHRVDPEEIEEAGRSIPGVRDCVVAATADHLGSGTRLAVFYTVDPAPGPGSRDLRPSALRSELATLLPAHLVPHVARPVPELPLTANGKIDHAALQAYPAVPVTTSPVNRNS